The following proteins are encoded in a genomic region of Paenibacillus sp. FSL R7-0273:
- a CDS encoding ribonuclease HII has protein sequence MSSIDMLSFEKAGWEQSYRRIAGVDEVGRGCLFGDVVAAAVILPEGLIIDGVDDSKKLTAKKRDALYEIIMEQALAVCVGHVESSIIDEINIKQASRLAMKKAVEGLSEAADYLLIDAEKVDLALPQQAIIKGDANSQSIAAASIVAKVTRDRLCEGLWEELYPDYGIKIHKGYATKLHREQIAALGPTPMHRRSFIGKILAEQQTLF, from the coding sequence ATGAGCAGTATAGATATGCTGAGTTTTGAGAAAGCGGGCTGGGAGCAGTCGTACCGCCGGATTGCCGGTGTGGATGAAGTGGGCAGAGGCTGTCTGTTCGGTGATGTGGTGGCTGCTGCGGTTATTTTGCCGGAGGGCCTGATTATAGACGGTGTGGATGACTCAAAGAAGCTGACGGCAAAAAAACGGGATGCCCTGTACGAGATTATTATGGAGCAGGCGCTGGCTGTCTGTGTCGGGCATGTGGAGTCTTCCATTATTGATGAGATCAATATCAAGCAGGCCTCCCGGCTGGCGATGAAAAAAGCAGTGGAGGGCTTAAGCGAGGCGGCCGACTATCTGCTGATTGATGCGGAGAAGGTGGATCTGGCGCTGCCCCAGCAGGCGATTATCAAGGGGGATGCCAACAGCCAGTCTATCGCTGCAGCATCCATTGTCGCCAAAGTGACCCGGGACCGGCTGTGTGAGGGGCTGTGGGAGGAATTATATCCGGACTATGGCATCAAAATACATAAAGGCTATGCAACCAAGCTGCACCGTGAGCAAATTGCCGCTCTTGGTCCGACCCCAATGCACCGGCGCAGCTTTATCGGGAAAATTCTGGCGGAGCAGCAGACTTTATTTTGA
- a CDS encoding YraN family protein — protein sequence MSGLPVSGRYNRKLKGAAAEAAAALYLASRGYTVLERNWRCRSGELDLIAEYQGVLVFIEVRSRSGSPLPGTPEESVDARKIRKVRSTAKVYLHMRNQEECAVSFDVISVQLNPDLSVAALRHIREAF from the coding sequence ATGAGCGGACTCCCGGTAAGCGGAAGGTATAACCGTAAGCTAAAAGGGGCTGCGGCTGAAGCAGCAGCAGCACTCTATCTGGCCTCACGGGGCTATACTGTGCTAGAGAGGAATTGGCGCTGCCGCAGCGGTGAGCTCGACCTCATTGCGGAATATCAGGGCGTACTGGTTTTCATCGAGGTGCGCAGCCGCAGCGGAAGCCCGCTGCCGGGTACGCCGGAGGAGTCGGTGGATGCCCGCAAAATCCGTAAGGTGCGCAGCACAGCCAAGGTCTATTTGCACATGAGGAATCAAGAGGAGTGCGCCGTTTCATTTGATGTAATTAGTGTGCAGCTGAATCCGGATTTAAGCGTCGCTGCACTCCGGCATATCCGGGAGGCTTTTTGA
- a CDS encoding EscU/YscU/HrcU family type III secretion system export apparatus switch protein, whose product MSEHEKQGMSQRMKKAVALKYTPGQSDAPVVVAKGQGVIAEAILQKAKENGVAVQEDAALVEVLSKLDLDQQIPPELYNLVAEILSFVYQSDRQAGKRNRQ is encoded by the coding sequence ATGAGTGAGCACGAGAAGCAGGGAATGTCACAACGGATGAAAAAGGCGGTTGCCCTTAAATATACTCCCGGACAGAGCGATGCCCCGGTGGTTGTGGCCAAAGGCCAGGGGGTAATTGCCGAGGCTATCCTGCAGAAAGCCAAAGAGAACGGGGTGGCTGTGCAGGAGGATGCTGCCCTCGTTGAGGTTCTATCCAAGCTGGATCTGGATCAGCAAATACCGCCCGAGCTATACAACCTGGTGGCAGAGATTCTGAGCTTTGTATATCAGAGTGACCGGCAGGCCGGAAAGCGGAACCGTCAATGA